The following are encoded in a window of Variovorax paradoxus genomic DNA:
- a CDS encoding transglutaminase family protein: protein MLLHVTHETRYAYAPAVETAQHLAHLRPLTTASQELVSHQLTIDPAPAQHTEVPDLYGNTRAFFALEATHDHLIVTAESVVKTSEPVLSPAVARELPWETVRERFRFRKDAPFDPASEFVFPSPYVPRHDDFVAYARASFAPERPTFDVAMDLTERMYRDFAYDADSTEINTPAVEALAQRKGVCQDFAHILIACFRAMGLPARYVSGYLLTQPPPGQPRLVGADASHAWVSVYLPGEGEGPESVGDWADFDPTNGRQPGEDYVTLAIGRDYSDVSPMRGVLHGGARHTLRVGVTVQPVGEVIALPQSPAQTQTQSHLSPLSPDQESS, encoded by the coding sequence ATGCTGCTGCACGTCACCCACGAAACGCGCTACGCGTACGCGCCGGCGGTCGAGACGGCGCAGCACCTGGCGCACCTGCGCCCGCTGACCACCGCGTCGCAGGAACTCGTGAGCCACCAGCTCACGATCGACCCCGCACCCGCGCAGCACACCGAAGTGCCCGACCTGTACGGCAACACGCGCGCCTTCTTCGCGCTCGAGGCCACGCACGACCACCTCATCGTGACGGCCGAGAGCGTCGTGAAAACGTCGGAGCCCGTGCTCTCGCCCGCCGTGGCGCGCGAGCTGCCCTGGGAGACCGTGCGCGAGCGCTTCCGTTTTCGCAAGGACGCGCCGTTCGACCCCGCCTCGGAGTTCGTGTTTCCCTCGCCCTATGTGCCGCGCCATGACGACTTCGTGGCCTACGCGCGTGCCAGCTTCGCGCCCGAGCGTCCCACCTTCGATGTGGCGATGGACCTCACCGAGCGCATGTACCGCGACTTCGCCTACGACGCCGACAGCACCGAGATCAACACCCCCGCCGTCGAAGCCTTGGCGCAGCGCAAGGGCGTGTGCCAGGACTTCGCCCACATCCTCATCGCGTGCTTTCGCGCCATGGGCCTGCCCGCGCGCTACGTGAGCGGCTACCTGCTCACGCAGCCGCCGCCGGGCCAGCCGCGCCTGGTGGGCGCCGATGCCTCGCATGCGTGGGTGTCGGTGTATTTGCCCGGCGAGGGCGAAGGGCCCGAGAGCGTCGGCGACTGGGCCGACTTCGACCCCACCAACGGCCGCCAGCCCGGCGAGGACTACGTCACGCTCGCCATCGGGCGCGACTACTCCGACGTCTCGCCGATGCGCGGCGTACTGCACGGCGGCGCGCGCCACACGCTGCGTGTCGGCGTGACCGTGCAACCCGTGGGGGAAGTGATCGCGTTGCCGCAATCGCCGGCGCAAACGCAGACACAATCACACCTGTCACCGTTATCCCCAGATCAGGAGTCTTCATGA
- a CDS encoding basic amino acid ABC transporter substrate-binding protein, protein MPGIALNRRLTLTAASLLVGLALAGCGKQEPAAPTAASAPPPAAAPRVLVVGTDAAYTPFESQNEKGEVVGFDIDVVKAVAQKAGIEVKFVNTPWEGIFNTLDLGDRDLLVSAITITPERRQTMDFSQPYFEARQLIAVKSDSTVTKFDDIKKLKVGVQNGTTGDEVVGKLLGKSSTDIKRFESTPLALKELEAGGVQAVVADNGVVAHYLANNPGGGFKTVSDAGFSAEQYGIAVKKGNAELLAKIDKGLADIKADGTYAKIYAAHFGAEPK, encoded by the coding sequence ATGCCAGGCATCGCCCTCAACCGACGTCTCACACTGACCGCCGCCAGCCTCCTGGTCGGCCTCGCGCTCGCCGGTTGCGGCAAGCAGGAACCTGCCGCGCCCACGGCCGCATCGGCACCGCCGCCCGCTGCCGCGCCGCGCGTGCTGGTCGTGGGCACCGACGCGGCCTACACGCCCTTCGAATCGCAGAACGAAAAGGGCGAGGTCGTGGGCTTCGACATCGACGTCGTGAAGGCCGTTGCGCAGAAGGCCGGCATCGAGGTGAAGTTCGTCAACACGCCGTGGGAAGGCATCTTCAACACGCTCGACCTGGGCGACCGCGACCTGCTGGTGTCGGCCATCACGATCACGCCCGAGCGCCGCCAGACGATGGACTTCTCGCAGCCCTACTTCGAGGCCCGCCAGCTCATCGCCGTGAAGAGCGATTCGACCGTCACGAAGTTCGACGACATCAAGAAGCTCAAGGTCGGCGTGCAGAACGGCACCACCGGCGACGAGGTGGTGGGCAAGCTGCTCGGCAAGTCGAGCACCGACATCAAGCGCTTCGAGTCGACGCCGCTGGCGCTCAAGGAACTCGAAGCCGGCGGCGTGCAGGCCGTGGTGGCCGACAACGGCGTGGTCGCGCACTACCTGGCCAACAACCCGGGCGGCGGCTTCAAGACGGTGAGCGACGCCGGCTTCTCGGCCGAGCAGTACGGCATCGCCGTGAAGAAGGGCAACGCCGAGCTGCTCGCGAAGATCGACAAGGGCCTGGCCGACATCAAGGCCGACGGCACCTACGCCAAGATCTACGCCGCGCACTTCGGCGCCGAACCGAAGTAA
- a CDS encoding RidA family protein, with the protein MSVYDKLSSLGITLPPVAVPAAAYLPFVQTGNLVFLSGHIAKKDGKPWVGQLGANITTEEGKLAARAIAIDLLGTLHAAVGDLNKIKRIVKLMSLVNSVGTFTEQHLVTNGASEFFAEVFGAEKGAHARSAFGVAQVPMGACVEIDLIAEIS; encoded by the coding sequence ATGAGCGTTTACGACAAGCTTTCCAGCCTCGGCATCACCCTGCCCCCGGTCGCCGTGCCCGCGGCCGCCTACCTGCCCTTCGTGCAGACCGGCAACCTCGTGTTCCTCTCGGGCCACATCGCCAAGAAGGACGGCAAGCCGTGGGTGGGCCAGCTCGGCGCCAACATCACCACCGAAGAAGGCAAGCTGGCCGCACGCGCCATCGCCATCGACCTGCTCGGCACGCTGCACGCCGCCGTGGGCGACCTCAACAAGATCAAGCGCATCGTCAAGCTGATGAGCCTCGTGAACTCGGTCGGCACCTTCACCGAGCAGCACCTCGTGACCAACGGCGCGAGCGAGTTCTTCGCCGAAGTGTTCGGCGCCGAAAAGGGCGCGCATGCACGCAGCGCCTTCGGCGTGGCACAGGTCCCGATGGGCGCCTGCGTCGAGATCGACCTGATCGCCGAGATCAGCTGA
- a CDS encoding ABC transporter substrate-binding protein, giving the protein MAGDAGKDDTTMVYRWLALLGLLFLGLPGRADEIVVGQSLPLSGPLGEAGRNVKDGIDAYLARVQRDGLLGRHKLVWRALDDGYSVERHTQNIRQLVVQDKVDALGLSAGTSHIDAAYPTMREAGTPLIGAMTGASSLHGAQRALIYHLRASYADEVRQLVAQAVSVRQRRAFAVWQDDGLGRDAFAALETALRGAGIELVGQQGVALAQMDGAAVAATVRAAKPDALFALCVTPCGVKLLSGLAAESGITRPTPYMLSIVNGEALAKSVGPAARGTVISQVMPNPRLATSPLVQRYQQDMRSHMGRDEFSYFSLEGYVVAMVTVEAARTALAASPRRSMQDAMKLMLRREIEGIPVSGGDDPGVRPHPVTLSMIGNGGRLIH; this is encoded by the coding sequence ATGGCCGGCGACGCCGGCAAGGACGACACGACGATGGTCTACCGCTGGCTTGCGCTTCTGGGTCTTCTCTTTCTTGGCCTGCCGGGCCGTGCCGACGAGATCGTGGTGGGGCAGTCGCTGCCGCTGAGCGGGCCGCTCGGCGAGGCCGGGCGCAACGTGAAGGACGGCATCGACGCCTACCTCGCGCGCGTGCAGCGCGACGGCCTGCTCGGGCGTCACAAGCTGGTGTGGCGCGCGCTGGACGACGGCTACTCGGTGGAGCGCCACACGCAGAACATCCGGCAACTGGTGGTGCAGGACAAGGTCGATGCGCTCGGCCTGTCGGCCGGCACCTCGCACATCGACGCGGCCTACCCGACGATGCGCGAGGCGGGCACGCCGCTGATCGGCGCAATGACCGGCGCCTCGTCGCTGCACGGTGCGCAGCGTGCGCTCATCTATCACCTGCGCGCGAGCTATGCGGACGAGGTGCGGCAGCTGGTTGCGCAGGCGGTGTCGGTGCGGCAGCGGCGCGCGTTCGCGGTCTGGCAGGACGACGGGCTGGGGCGCGATGCGTTTGCAGCACTCGAGACCGCGCTGCGCGGCGCGGGCATCGAACTCGTGGGGCAGCAGGGCGTGGCGCTGGCGCAGATGGACGGCGCCGCAGTGGCCGCGACCGTGCGCGCGGCGAAGCCTGATGCGCTGTTCGCGCTGTGCGTGACGCCGTGTGGGGTGAAGCTGCTGTCGGGGCTGGCGGCGGAGAGTGGCATCACGCGGCCGACGCCGTACATGCTCTCGATCGTCAACGGCGAAGCGCTCGCGAAGAGCGTGGGGCCGGCGGCGCGTGGCACGGTGATTTCGCAGGTCATGCCGAACCCGCGCCTGGCGACGTCGCCGCTGGTGCAGCGCTACCAGCAGGACATGCGCAGCCACATGGGCCGCGACGAGTTCAGCTACTTCTCGCTGGAAGGGTACGTGGTGGCGATGGTGACGGTGGAGGCCGCGCGCACGGCGCTGGCCGCTTCACCACGCCGCTCGATGCAGGACGCCATGAAGCTGATGCTGCGGCGTGAGATCGAGGGGATTCCGGTGTCTGGGGGCGACGACCCTGGGGTGCGCCCGCATCCGGTGACGTTGTCGATGATCGGCAACGGAGGGCGGCTCATTCATTGA